A section of the Acidimicrobiales bacterium genome encodes:
- a CDS encoding S8 family serine peptidase has product MSLASRPSVLRVSVPVALLAGLLAAFLPGPARASNDPLFAQQWALTRIGAPAAWTASTGAGVRIGIVDTGVDLTHEDLAGQVVASVNCIGSKGDASKCSGSAQDDNGHGTHVAGIAAAVKDNGKGVAGVAPGARLVVAKALDASGSGTTEDINAGIHWVVDHGAQVVSLSLGGDFLIDSVFGTSLAEGIEYAWSRGAVPVLAAGNTNLLGLGLLGGSQYGTLPAIVVGATGPTDVVASYSSPLGNARWAVVAPGGAGGGDESANVLSTYAVAGEQNQYRALAGTSMATPHVAATVALVLAQGLSPQAAVDRVLATADKGIACGSLLGSTCAGRLNAAAATGAAPVSTSAPTGGGGLLGIPLPLGLGRGL; this is encoded by the coding sequence ATGAGCCTCGCTTCGCGACCCTCCGTCCTCCGCGTCTCCGTTCCCGTCGCCCTCCTCGCCGGGCTGCTGGCGGCCTTCCTGCCGGGCCCGGCCCGGGCGTCGAACGATCCGCTCTTCGCCCAGCAATGGGCCCTGACCCGCATCGGCGCCCCCGCTGCGTGGACGGCGAGCACGGGGGCCGGCGTACGCATCGGAATCGTCGACACCGGCGTCGACCTCACCCACGAGGACCTGGCCGGCCAGGTCGTGGCGTCGGTCAACTGCATCGGGTCCAAGGGCGACGCCTCCAAGTGCTCGGGATCGGCGCAGGACGACAACGGCCACGGCACGCACGTGGCCGGCATCGCGGCGGCGGTGAAGGACAACGGCAAGGGCGTGGCCGGCGTGGCGCCCGGCGCCCGCCTCGTCGTGGCCAAGGCACTCGACGCCTCCGGCTCGGGCACGACCGAGGACATCAACGCCGGCATCCACTGGGTCGTCGATCACGGCGCCCAGGTCGTGAGCCTGAGCCTGGGCGGCGACTTCCTTATCGACAGCGTCTTCGGGACGTCGCTGGCCGAGGGCATCGAGTACGCATGGTCCCGGGGGGCCGTCCCCGTCCTGGCCGCGGGCAACACCAACCTCCTCGGCCTCGGCCTGCTCGGCGGCTCGCAGTACGGGACGCTGCCGGCGATCGTCGTCGGGGCGACCGGTCCCACGGACGTGGTGGCGAGCTACTCGAGCCCGCTCGGCAACGCCCGCTGGGCCGTCGTGGCACCCGGCGGGGCGGGTGGCGGCGACGAGTCGGCGAACGTGCTGTCGACCTACGCCGTCGCCGGTGAGCAGAACCAGTACAGGGCGCTCGCCGGGACGTCGATGGCCACGCCCCATGTCGCGGCCACGGTGGCCCTCGTCCTCGCCCAGGGCTTGTCGCCCCAGGCGGCGGTGGACCGCGTTCTGGCAACTGCCGACAAGGGGATCGCCTGCGGCAGCCTCCTCGGGTCGACGTGCGCAGGCAGGCTGAACGCGGCGGCCGCCACCGGCGCGGCGCCGGTGTCCACGTCGGCCCCCACCGGTGGGGGCGGCCTGTTGGGGATCCCGCTCCCGCTCGGCCTCGGGCGCGGGCTGTAG
- a CDS encoding PQQ-dependent sugar dehydrogenase: MARRDGRRRARHLDRVTAAFAGALVALLLSACGGGDDELERSVPTAAPPTSPTSPMSPTSGTGGSAATGTTAGPAGPPAIRAVKVAEFDGGALALAVRRGEDTIYVAEKSGRVKALRGTAVDPVPVLDLSGKVSTGPEQGLLGLVFSPAGDRLYVDYTDPAGDTHVVEYAFAGGRADPASRRELLSVNQPFANHNGGQVLFGPDGFLYIGLGDGGSGGDPHGNAQRLDTLLGKILRIDPRPDGGRPYTIPPGNPFASRSGARPEIWAYGLRNPWRFTFDRQTGALWIGDVGQSSVEEVDAVEAPAGGGQNYGWNRLEGTRHFSGTAPAGAVAPVHEYPNGGGNCSVTGGYVYRGSLIPGLRGSYVFADFCKGELQALMPESAGSRRAVALDVTVDSVASFGEDAAGDLYVLSLSTGLYRLEPAS, from the coding sequence ATGGCCCGGCGCGACGGACGTCGACGCGCTCGCCACCTCGACCGGGTGACGGCGGCGTTCGCCGGTGCGCTCGTGGCCCTCCTGCTGTCGGCGTGCGGCGGCGGAGACGACGAGCTCGAACGCTCGGTGCCGACTGCCGCGCCACCCACGTCGCCGACGTCGCCGATGTCGCCGACCTCGGGCACAGGCGGATCCGCCGCCACGGGGACCACTGCCGGGCCCGCCGGGCCGCCCGCGATACGGGCGGTGAAGGTCGCCGAGTTCGACGGCGGAGCCCTCGCCCTTGCCGTCCGGCGCGGCGAGGACACCATCTACGTGGCCGAGAAGTCGGGCAGGGTCAAGGCCCTTCGCGGCACGGCGGTCGACCCCGTGCCGGTCCTGGACCTGTCTGGAAAGGTGTCCACCGGCCCCGAGCAGGGGCTCCTCGGCCTCGTCTTCTCTCCTGCCGGCGACCGTCTGTACGTCGACTACACCGACCCGGCGGGCGACACCCACGTCGTCGAGTACGCGTTCGCCGGCGGGCGAGCCGACCCCGCCTCCCGCCGCGAGCTGCTCTCCGTAAACCAGCCGTTTGCCAACCACAACGGCGGCCAGGTCCTCTTCGGCCCCGACGGATTCCTCTACATCGGTCTCGGCGACGGCGGGAGCGGGGGCGATCCGCACGGCAACGCCCAACGTCTCGACACCCTGCTCGGAAAGATCCTGCGCATCGACCCACGCCCCGATGGGGGGCGCCCGTACACCATCCCGCCTGGGAACCCGTTCGCGTCCCGCTCGGGGGCCCGGCCCGAGATCTGGGCCTACGGGCTGCGGAACCCGTGGCGCTTCACCTTCGACCGCCAGACCGGCGCGCTGTGGATCGGCGACGTCGGGCAGAGCTCCGTCGAGGAGGTCGACGCCGTCGAGGCTCCTGCCGGAGGCGGCCAGAACTACGGCTGGAACCGGCTCGAGGGAACCCGGCACTTCTCGGGGACGGCGCCGGCGGGGGCGGTGGCGCCCGTCCACGAGTATCCCAACGGGGGCGGCAACTGCTCGGTCACGGGCGGCTACGTGTACCGGGGTAGCCTCATCCCCGGCCTGCGCGGCAGCTACGTGTTCGCCGACTTCTGCAAGGGCGAGCTCCAGGCGCTCATGCCGGAATCCGCCGGTTCGCGGCGCGCCGTGGCCCTCGATGTCACGGTCGACAGCGTGGCCTCGTTCGGGGAGGACGCCGCCGGCGACCTCTACGTGCTGTCCCTGTCGACCGGCCTGTACCGCCTCGAACCGGCCTCGTAG